A region from the Variovorax sp. V93 genome encodes:
- a CDS encoding ABC transporter permease, with protein MGALPLFFRLMAASISGQARYPVSALLLTLGQFLGTGIEVVAVWALFHRFGEVQGWGIGEVALFYGLVNCMFAIADALGRGFDVLGTEFLRTGTFDRLLLRPRPLALQLMGHDVRISRLGRLLQGLGVLAFATVQAHIAWTPGAVAIFLFALAGGIALFLGILVLQGTLSFWTVESLEIANVLTYGGVQAAQYPLALYAQWFRRVLTFIVPLACVAYYPALAILGKPDPLGAPGWVGMVSPLAGFVFLAAAFGAWRIGLRHYASTGS; from the coding sequence ATGGGCGCACTTCCCCTTTTCTTCCGCCTCATGGCCGCCTCCATCAGCGGCCAGGCCAGGTACCCTGTGTCCGCCTTGCTGTTGACCCTGGGCCAGTTCCTCGGAACAGGCATCGAGGTCGTCGCCGTCTGGGCGCTGTTCCATCGCTTCGGCGAGGTGCAGGGCTGGGGTATCGGCGAGGTCGCGCTGTTCTATGGCCTCGTGAACTGCATGTTCGCGATTGCCGATGCGCTGGGCCGCGGCTTCGACGTGCTGGGCACCGAGTTCCTGCGCACCGGCACCTTCGACCGGCTGCTGCTGCGCCCGCGGCCGCTCGCGCTGCAGCTCATGGGACACGACGTACGGATCAGCCGCCTGGGCCGGCTGCTGCAGGGCCTGGGCGTGCTGGCGTTCGCGACTGTTCAGGCCCACATCGCGTGGACCCCGGGCGCCGTGGCCATCTTCCTGTTCGCACTGGCCGGCGGCATCGCGCTCTTCCTCGGCATCCTGGTGCTGCAGGGCACGCTGTCGTTCTGGACCGTCGAAAGCCTGGAGATCGCCAACGTGCTCACCTACGGCGGCGTGCAGGCGGCGCAGTACCCGCTGGCGCTCTATGCGCAGTGGTTCCGCCGCGTGCTGACCTTCATCGTGCCGCTGGCCTGCGTGGCGTACTACCCGGCGCTCGCGATCCTCGGCAAGCCGGACCCGCTGGGCGCGCCGGGCTGGGTGGGCATGGTGTCGCCGCTCGCGGGCTTCGTGTTCCTCGCGGCGGCATTCGGCGCATGGCGCATCGGGCTGCGCCACTACGCTTCGACGGGCAGCTGA
- a CDS encoding DNA methyltransferase: MTGHSWLRLDHESPRYRLPDDLRARDPMGGRDCGWVEQMRPFVCRFSQPGDTVFDPFAGFGTTLLAARLDGRQALGCEVDAGRIDLIRERLERHGLAHGTTLLHASCDALEDAALPPFDLCLTNVPYFGCRWAGTQTSSQLYASQSYAQHLDGVRNVFHRVRAGLREGGACIAMVQNLRIGDRVLPLAFDLARILGSLFAMEEERVLVYPHDAQDSDADARTDRRHEYALVFRKQRERIDLQATAALLDAMRAEGHDFTLFGSFARWQQDPQGTPPADADIRVDADPQRLDALLRWLCERGFSVTSWGDPVVVPIHLDSYRGRFYFRADRIDARGALVRLDICYEQ, translated from the coding sequence ATGACCGGTCACAGCTGGCTGAGGCTCGACCATGAATCGCCGCGCTACCGGCTGCCGGACGACCTGCGCGCGCGGGACCCGATGGGCGGGCGCGATTGCGGATGGGTCGAGCAGATGCGGCCCTTCGTGTGCCGGTTCTCGCAACCGGGCGACACGGTGTTCGATCCATTCGCCGGCTTCGGCACGACACTGCTCGCGGCGCGCCTCGATGGCCGACAGGCCTTGGGCTGCGAAGTCGATGCCGGCCGCATCGACCTCATCCGCGAGCGGCTGGAACGCCACGGCCTCGCACACGGCACGACGCTCCTGCACGCCTCGTGCGATGCGCTCGAAGACGCTGCGCTCCCGCCCTTCGACCTCTGCCTGACGAACGTGCCCTACTTCGGTTGCCGCTGGGCCGGTACGCAGACAAGCTCCCAGCTCTACGCCAGCCAGAGCTATGCGCAGCACCTCGACGGCGTGCGCAACGTCTTCCACCGCGTCCGCGCCGGATTGCGCGAGGGGGGCGCCTGCATCGCGATGGTGCAGAACCTCCGGATCGGCGATCGCGTGCTGCCGCTGGCCTTCGACCTCGCGCGCATCCTGGGTTCGCTTTTTGCGATGGAAGAAGAACGCGTGCTGGTCTATCCGCACGACGCGCAAGACAGCGACGCCGATGCCCGCACCGACCGGCGCCACGAGTACGCGCTGGTCTTTCGCAAGCAGCGCGAGCGCATCGACCTGCAAGCCACCGCTGCGCTGCTCGATGCCATGCGCGCAGAGGGACACGACTTCACGCTGTTCGGCAGCTTCGCGCGCTGGCAGCAGGACCCGCAAGGCACGCCGCCTGCAGACGCCGACATCCGCGTGGACGCCGACCCGCAGCGCCTGGATGCCCTGCTGCGATGGCTTTGCGAGCGCGGCTTTTCGGTGACGAGCTGGGGCGATCCGGTTGTCGTGCCCATTCACCTCGACAGCTACCGCGGCCGTTTTTACTTCCGAGCCGACCGCATCGATGCCCGCGGCGCACTGGTCCGGCTGGACATCTGCTACGAGCAATGA